The Pasteuria penetrans genome segment ACACGAAAAACACCCCAGAATCCCCCTCACGGAATCGGAAATATTATAAAAAACAAAAATCCCTTATATAATGACAAATGAATATATATCATATAAAAAAATAATTATTTTCATATATAAAATAAAAATAATATTGCAATGCAATCGTTTGTACTCCGATACTTTTGGGATCCACCAAGAATACTACATCATGATGGTGCAAAGCAGAACCGTCCCCAAAATTCATATTTACATATTATTTTTAAAAAATGTTTAGTGGTTGGGATCGTTACTGGTAGCCCTACTATATATTGACACCAACACTATCAATAGATTAAGAACTAGAGATAAGAATATAAACACACCCCTAGGACCACGATGCAAGAGGTCCCTACCCTATTTCAAACATCGTCCCATCACTACCACCCAGCGCCCCCCTCCACGACAACAACCTTCGACAATCCCCGCAAATCATTTCTGAAATCGTTTTCTCGGGAAGGGTGGCATCAATTACGCAGAAACGATCAGCGCTTTGTTCAGCCAGTTCATGATAGCCGCGTCGTACCCGGTGATAAAAGGCATCCTCACGACATTCCATAGGATCCAATTGCTGACCCCGTTGCTGCAATCGATGACGAGATTCCTCCACCGTTAGGTCGAGAAGATACGTTCGATGGGGAACCCAACCATCAGAAGCCCATGTAAGCCACTTCATCCCTAATGCTGGATCCTTTCCCTCCCCATAAAATTGATAAGCTATGTTGGAGTCAAGATAACGATCGGAAACCACCACGTGACCCGCCAGAAGATTGGGTACAATGACTTTGTCCACCAATTGGGCACGTGCCGACGCATACAATAAAACCTGCGTCTTCCAGGAAAGATCCCCTTCCCCTTCCTTCATAAGAAGGTTCCTAACTTGATCACCAACCAGAGTACCCCCGGGATCCTTGGTTATCGTGTACGCACAGCCCTGCTGACTTAGCCAGTTTTTCAGATGACAAGCCTGTGTTGTCTTTCCCGCCCCTTCCAACCCCTCCAGGGTAATAAAAAAACCTATAGGGCGATCACCTCTACGTGTCCCCAAGAACATCCCCCCGCTATTTTTGAATCCAACTGCTACATCCTATCACAAACGTCGTCTCGAAATTCCCTTGCCACAACAACACAGACATTGCCACTACACGACAACCTGGATAGAAACAGACGATCCCCTGCCCCCGTTCCGGATCCCGCGCACCTGCCCCCCATATGCCAACCAATCGAACATCTGCTGCACCACTACAGGGGTGATCCGCTCCCCGGGCAGTAAGACGGGGATACCAGGGGGATAGGGAACAACGAAATCCGCGGCAACACACCCAACCGACGCAGCAAGGGACCGCCACGCCATGGACCGCTGACGCAATTCCGACCATGCCAAAGCCAACGGTACAACAGGAGTGTTTCCCCCGGGATGCACAAAGAAACCCCCCTCCACAGTACCCCCTGTATCGTCCTTGATGGGCAGGGATTCCAATACATTCCATAGAACCGCACTCTCCGTGGAACTAAAAGCCAGTGAAGAAATGAGTAGAACATATTGTGATGTAGCCTTTTCCGCATAGCAACCCCTCTCCTGTAAAACCCGTAGAAGGGAAAAACCATCCCTACCCTCCTGCCTTAGGAGAATCTTATAGGGATCTCGCAAACCAGGGAATTCAAACTCCCCAAACCGAGACGAAGCAGCCAAACGAGAGCGGAAAACCCCCAGCTCACGCAAAGAAGCTGTCAATACGGCCTGTCCATGTTCTTCCATATAGCGGCGTGCTACATCTAGAGAGGCTAACAATAAGTAAGAGGGACTACTAGAAACGACCCAACGGAGGGAACGTTGAAATACTGGCACTCTATCCAGCATAGAAGGGGCCAAATGCAACATGGAGGACATAGTCAACGACGGCAACATCTTGTGTGTAGATTGCACCACAACATCGGCACCACACTGTATAGCCCAAGTGGGCAAATCAGGATGGAATCCAAAATGGGCACCATGCGCCTCATCCACAACAAGAAGTACCCGATGAAGCCTGCATAATTTCGCTAGGGATTCGATAGGCTCTACCATACCGTCATACGATGGCGAGGTAACCACTACAACCTTGATGTTTGTATACGTACGAAGGGCAGCCTCCACTTGATCCACGGATAAGGGCAATTCGCAACCTGTAGATGGATCCAAAGACACGGATAAGGGATAAGGAGTTGCCTGGGCAAGCCAACACCCATGATAAACGGACTGATGGGAATTCCTCTGCACCAACACCCCATCCCCGGGTTGACAAAGAGATAGCAAGGTTGCCAAATTCCCTGACGTTGAACCGCCTACTAAGAAAAATGTATGGGCAGCGGCGAAGGCACACGCTGCCAAGGCTTGGGCCTCTGCAATGACACCCGTCGGATTGTGTAGGTCATCAAGCTGTCCTACCTCCGTTAGATCAAACGGCAGGAGTGCGGAAAAATGGACATAGGAAACCCGATCCCAGACGGAACCCTGCTTATGGCCGGGGACATGATAGGAACCCTGTGCCCGACGCACATGCTGCAATAACTCATTCCATAGGGGTGCTACCATAGGATCCTCCTACATCCCTTCTCTACTGTCTATTGTTTCCTCTCTCCCTCAGGGTTACCCCCATCATGGAACGTGCTAGGGGTCGCAAACGATGGGAAAAGTACCGGTAACGATCCCCCCCTTCTCCCTCCTCCACCTGTATCCTAACCATATCATTTTCACAATGATGACAAAGATAATGAGTTTGGATACGCAAGCCAGACCAACAGATTTGATTGCAAATGATGCAACAAGGTAGATCTCCAAGATGGGCTTCCCCACAATCATGCAATAGATACCCCCCTCCTTTCCGATTTCACCCACACGGGAATCCAAAGACAAAAATATCCCCTACAGAATGTTATTATTATAAAACATAAAAAAGCCCCCCGGCGCTTGGAATGAAGCAACCAAGAGAGCAAAATCTTCCATAAACCAATCCCACCTATGTTCTATGTAAAAAATGCTTGGCAACGTCCTACTCTCCCAGGGGTCTGCACCCCAAGTACCATCGGCGCTGGAGGGCTTAACGACTGTGTTCGGAATGGGAACAGGTGGTTCCCCTCCGCCATCGTCACCAAGCTCGCACCCTACCATCCTACATTATGGATTTTCAACGTAGCGTAAAAACCATTTCCCATCAACTAGGTCAAACCCTCGACTGATTCGTATCCGTCTGCTCCACACCTCGCGATGCTTCCACACCGGACCGATCGACCTCGTATTCTACAAGGTGTCTTACCCGCTTTTCTGCGGCGGGAGGCCTCATCTTAGGGCGGGCTTCGCGCTTAGATGCCTTCAGCGCTTCTCCCTTTATGCTTAGCTATTCTGCTGTGCCCCTGGCGGAGCAACAGATACACCAGCGGCATACCCATCCCGGTCCTCTCGTACTAGGGACAGACCCCTTCAAGCCTCCTACGCCCGCGGCAGATAGGGACCGAACTGTCTCACGACGTTCTGAACCCAGCTCGCGTATCGCTTTAATGGGCGAACAGCCCAACCCTTGGGACCTCCTTCAGCCCCAGGATGCGATGAGCCGACATCGAGGTGCCAAACTCCCCCGCCGATGTGGACTCTCGGGGGGAATTAGCCTGTTATCCCCGGGGTAACTTTTATCCGTTGCGCGATGGCCCGCCCACGCGGTACCACCGGATCACTAAGTCCGACTTTCGTCCCTGCTCGACATGTACGTCTCGCAGTCAGGCTCCCTTCTGCCTTTGCACTCTCACGCACGATTTCCAACCGCGCCGAGGGAACCTTCGAACGCCTCCGTTACCTTTTGGGAGGCGACCGCCCCAGTCAAACTGCCCACCAGGCACATTCCTGTGTCCCGTCACGGAACATCAGTGAGAACCAGCGACGCACAAGGGTGGTATCCCACCGTTGTCTCCATCCAGGCTGGCGCCCAGACTTCACAGACTCCCACCTATCCTGTACATGTACGCCACCGGCTCGATACCAAGCTGCAGTAAAGATCCACGGGGTCTTTCCGTCTAGCCGCGGGTCGTCTGCATCTTCACAGACATTGCAATTTCACCGAGTCGCTCGTTGAGACACCGCCCAGATCGTTACGCCATTCGTGCGGGTCGGAATTTACCCGACAAGGAATTTCGCTACCTTAGGACCGTTACGGTTACGGCCGCCGTTTACTGGGGCTTCGGTTCAAGGCGTCAACCTTTCCCCTTAACCTTCCAGCACCGGGCAGGCGTCAGCCCCTATACTTCGCCTTTCGGCTTTGCAGAGACCTGTGTTTTTGGTAAACAGTCGCCTGGGCCTCTTCACTGCGGCTCCCCTCCCCTGTGAGGGGGACGGGAGCACCCCTTCTCCCGAAGTTACGGGGCTAAGTTGCCGAGTTCCTTAACGAGCGTTATCTCGTTCACCTGTGGATTCTCTCCTCGCCCACCTGTGTCGGTTTACGGTACGGGCGCCCACACACTCCTAGAGGCTTTTCTTGGCAGTACGACAATGCGCCCTCCTAGGGAACCTCCCCCTAGTTGGGATCACGGCTCACATCCAACGTGCGAGCGGATTTCCCTACCCGCACTAGCTCGCCGATTCCACACTCTATCTCCAACAGAATGCGACACAATCCCACCTGCGTCCCCTCTTCGTACAAACGCGTGTGGCCGGTACAGGAATATTATACACCTGTTATCCATCGCCTACGCTTTACGCCTCGGCTTAGGCCCCGACTAACCCTGGGTGGCTAAACCTTCCCCAGGAACCCTTAGGCTTTCGGTGGAAGGGATTTTGAACCCCTCTTTTGCTACTCATGCCAGCATTCTCACTCCTGTGCACTCCACGAAACCTTCCGGTTCCGATTCTCTGCACACAGGACGCTCCCCTACCATAGTACCCATGGCACTATCCATAGCTTCGGTGGATCGCTTAGCCCCGCTACATTTTCGGCGCAGGCCCACTCGACCAGTGAGCTATTACGCACTCCTTCCATGGTGGCTGCTTCTAAGCCAACATCCTGGCTGTCTTTGCGGACCTACTTCCTTTCCCACTTAGCGATCACTTTGGGACCTTAGCTGATGGTCCGGGCTGTTTCCCTCTCGACCATGAACCTTAGAGCACATGGTCTCACTCCATAACTTTCTGCCTAGGCATTCGCAGTTTAGTTGCACTCGGTAACCCGCGAGGGCCCCTTGCACATCCAGAGCCCTACCTCCTAGCCAGCTATCGTTACAGGCTGACCCTAAAGCCATTTCGGGGAGAACCAGCTATCACCGGGTTCGATAGGCTTTTCACCCCTACCCACACCTCATCCCAGGGTTTTGCAACACCCTTGGGTTCGGACCTCCATGGCGTCTTACCGCCACTTCATCCTGGACATGGGTAGCTCACCCGGCTTCGGGTCGTAAACGACGTACTCGCGCCCTGGTAGACTCGCTTTCGCTTCGGCTCCAGTCCCCATAAGACCTTAACCTCGCACGTCACTTACACTCGCCGGCTCTTTCTTCAAAAAGCACGCCGTCACTCGCGGGTATCACAACCCCAAGCTCCGACCGACTGTCAGGCACACGGTTTCAGGTACTCTTTCACTCCCCGTTCCGGGGTGCTTTTCACCTTTCCCTCACGGTACTCTTCACTATCGGTAGCCAAGTGTATTTAGCCTTGGAAGGTGGTCCTCCCAGATTCCGACGGGGTTCCTCGTGTCCCGCCGTACTCAGGATCGTACCCCAGCATTTCCTATTCCGTTTCGGCTACCGGGCTCTCACCGTCTTTGGCAGACCATCCCAGATCACTTCGCCTACAGAATTCCAAACGCCTCATAGATACGTCCTACAACCCCGGACGGCAAAGCCGCCGGTTTGGGCTACTTCCCTTTCGATCGCCTCTACTCAGGAAATCACTTTTTGTTTTCTCTTCTTCAGGGTACTGAGATGTTTCACTTCCCCTGATTACCCTCCGCGGGCCTACTCACTTCGGCCTGCGGATACCTGTGCTCCACACAGGCGGGTTTCCCCATTCGGAAATCCACGGATCCCAGCTTGCCTGCAGCTCCCCGTGGCATATCGGCGCTTGCCCCGTCCTTCATCGGCACTTGGCTCCTAGGCCTCCACCGTGCGCCCTTCTCTGTTTGACCCAACCAAACGGGAACAGATCTACGCTCTCTCAATCCATAATGTAGTTGGCAAGGTACGAAAAGGGAGGGAAGAAAACCGATTTCGGCCTGCTTCGCTCCCTCACAACCGAAGAGTGTAATGGCTATCTATGCATAAGAGTGCTCTAATGAAACTCCAGAAAGGAGGTGATCCATCCCCACCTTCCGGTAGGGATACCTTGTTACGACTTCACCCCAGTCGCGAGCCCCACCTTCGGCGGCTGGGTCCTGGCGAACCAGGTTCCCTCACCGACTTCGGGTGTGACCCACTCCCGTGGTGTGACGGGCGGTGTGTACAAGGCCCGGGAACGTATTCACCGCGGCATGCTGATCCGCGATTACTAGCGATTCCTACTTCACGCAGGCGAGTTGCAGCCTGCGATCCGAACTGAGACCGCTTTTCTGGGATTCGCTCCGTCTCGCGACTTCGCCTCCCTCTGTAACGGCCATTGTAGCACGTGTGTAGCCCAAGACATAAGGGGCATGATGATTTGACGTCATCCCCGCCTTCCTCCGGCTTTCGCCGGCTGTCTCTCCAAAGTGCCCACCCTTACGTGCTGGCAACCGGAGATAAGGGTTGCGCTCGTTGCGGGACTGAACCCAACATCTCACGACACGAGCTGACGACAACCATGCACCACCTGTCACCAATGCTCCCCCCGAAGGGGGCACGGCACTCTTTCGAGGCCTTTCATCGGGATGTCAAGCCTTGGTAAGGTTCTTCGCGTTGCATCGAATTAAACCACATGCTCCACCGCTTGTGCGGGCCCCCGTCAATTCCTTTGAGTTTCAGCCTTGCGACCGTACTCCCCAGGCGGAGTGCTTAATGGGTTTCCTTCGGCACAAAGATGCTGAGCATCCCTACACCTAGCACTCATCGTTTACCGCGTGGACTACCAGGGTATCTAATCCTGTTTGCTCCCCACGCCTTCGCGCCTCAGCGTCAGTAACAGTCCAGGAAGCCGCCTTCGCCACCGGTGTTCCTTCTGATATCTACGCATTCCACCGCTACACCAGAAATTCCGCTTCCCTCTACCGCACTCAAGATGCACCGTTTCGAACGCTTACACGGGTTGAGCCCGTGCCTTTCACGCCCGACCTATACATCCGCCTACACGCCCTTTACGCCCAATCATCCCGGACAACGCTCGCCCCCTACGTATTACCGCGGCTGCTGGCACGTAGTTAGCCGGGGCTTTCTTCACCGGTACCGTCATTTCTTCTTCCCGATGAACAGGGCTTTACAACCCGAAGGCCGTCTTCACCCACGCGGCGTCGCTCCGTCAGGCTTTCGCCCATTGCGGAAAATTCCCTACTGCTGCCTCCCGTAGGAGTCTGGGCCGTGTCTCAGTCCCAGTGTGGCCGTCCGCTCTCCCAAGCCGGCTACGCATCGTCGCCTTGGTGAGCCCTTACCTCACCAACTAGCTAATGCGCCGCGGATCCACCCAAAAGCGACACCCGAAGGTACCTTTCCCCTCCGAACCATGCGATCCAGAGAGCGTATCCGGTATTGACCCCCGTTTCCAGGGGTAATCCCCGACTTCTGGACAGGTTATCCACGTGTTACTCACCCGTCCGCCGCTCGCTCCCCAAGGGGAGCGCGCTCGACTTGCATGTAGTAGGCACGCCGCCAGCGTTCGTCCTGAGCCAGGATCAAACTCGTCATGGCGAATAGAACACAAACATCTACCACGCAAGGCCAAGGCCTCACGCTACTGCACTCTGCATAAATGCCACCACTCTTCGGTTGTCAAGGAGCGAAAAAACAAGGAAACGACCAACAACTTGCCTCCATATCTCAGGGGTCACAACCCCGCAGATACTCGAGGATACAACCACTCCAACAACGGCCAACCTGACCCCCTCGGCGGAACGACTTCCCAGCCGATCAATTCCGAAGGACAGAAAACATCGTATCACACTGCCACCGCACTCGTCAATACCCTATTTTCGAAAAACTCGCTGGCCCCTCAGGAATCAACCACGGCCGCCAGCAACAGATCTTATTCTAACATCGTCACAACGACATCGTCAATACCCTATTTTCAAAAAAATTCGTCCTAGAAAAGTAGGATTTAGAAACCATCATCCCCCATCATCCGCTACCCTCTTAACAAAATACTCCTTCTCAAAGTCACGCCACAATGATCCCCTCAAACCACCACACACCAACGAATTGCCACAAGATAAATCAAACCGGGAATGCCCATCCCCCCCGCAACCATGGCCGTAAAGGGATTGATGGGTAACGAAAAAGAAAAAAATTGCCCTACGCCATTCAGTGCAAACAATGCCAGGGCACCTACCGTTGAATAAACCACACCATACCACAACCACAATAGTGGTTTCCTTATGGAACGGGCCACGATCATCAACAACAACAACCCCAGAAAAACCCACAGAAGACCACCCATAAAATCCACCTTCATCCCCCATCCTACACAGCTTCCCGGGCCCAATCAACCCTCATTATTCATAGCCCGCAAACAAAATGGACTCCCCCCAGGGATATTCAGAAGAGGACCCACAAAGAACCAAGGGACGATTCACCTCACACACCTGTCCCATCCAACAACCTCCTCCCCTCCAAAGCCCGCGTTAACGTCATTTCATCCGCGTACTCCAAATCACCCCCGGCCGGCAAACCATGCGCTATTCTTGTAACCCTAACGGGTGAAGCAGACAACAATTTTGCAAGGTAGAGCAACGTCGCCTCTCCCTCCACTGTACTGTTGGTCGCCAAGATCACCTCACCCGTCCCTCCCTCCTTCACTCGATCCAACAAAGCAGCAATGGACAAATGCTCAGGCCCTATTCCTTCTATAGGAGATAGGGCCCCGTGCAAAACATGATACAGACCACGATAGGCCTGCGTTCTCTCCATCGCCCAAACATCCCGTACTTCTTGAACCACGCAAATTGTTTTGGAATCCCTAGACTTGTCCAAACAAAGAAAACAGGGATTGCGATCATCCACCAGATGACAACGGTCACAGGTAATCAACCTCCGTTTGGCCTGGACCATTGCCTCTGCCATCCGTACCACCTCTTCCTCCTCCATATCAAGGATGAAAAAGGCCAAACGCTGGGCCGTTTTATTACCTATACCTGGTAACCGATTGAGAAATTCGATCAATTCAGATACCAAAGGGGGGATCCGAAAATCACCCATTCCTCTATCACCCTCCTCAGTGCAAAGAAGGGGTGTATAAGAAACCTACCCCCCCATTGTTACTACATCCTATCCATTCACAAAAAACCTGGGGGTAATGGCATGCCCTGTGTCACACCCTCCATGTCCTTTCTCGCCATTTCATCCGCCATATCAGAGGCCGTATTGAAAGCCGTCACCATTAAATCCTCCAACATACCAGAATCCCCCGCTTTCATCACCTCGGGGGAAATCGTCACACTACGAACCCGCTTGTGACCATCCATACAAAGCTTCACAGCACCCCCACCCGCGGAGGCCTCTACCTCCTTCCCCTTCAAATTTTCCTGAACCCGTTCCATTTCAGACTGCATTTTCTGCAAATTTTTTATCATCTGCTGTTGATTTGGCATACCACCGCGCACAAGAATCCCCCCATGTATCAAAATGCCTACTATACTAAAATGATCCGAGAATGGAGAACCACGTCCACCTACTCTTAAGTTCCCATCTGTAGACGCAAAACTGCACAACCACTATACCATTTTCTCAATCCCACACCCTATACCCCCCTACAACCCACTCCAAAACCCTTACCCCTCCTCGTGCCAAGACACCATCCATGAACCAAAAAGGGAAACCGCTCGTTCCCAGGCTACCTTCACCCGCTCCCCTTGGGTACCCTTGGCCCCCTCCTGGGATGTATCGATGGTCCGTCCCGCCATCCAACCCTTCCAGAGCGAAGACAGAACGGGTTGAAGGCGATATTCCCCCGACAAAAAATCAGAGAGTATTTTTTCCAACCACCGACACGTCTTAGCCCGACTAACCATATTGCAATGGATTTCACTCGCGAATGAAACAACCAAGGTATCAGATGTCACCGCCACGGGAGAACCACTGCTCAACCAGGCATGCAAACGAACGTCTTCCCTCCGCACCCTATCCAAAACTTCCGGCCAACGTCCTTCGATCTCACGTAATCGAGGGGAATCCGCCCCCTCCAACCAATCAACCCGAAGAGTGGGAGAACGATCGGAAAACGAGGGGGAACCGGCCTGGGGAAAAAAGGGCAAAACCCCCTGCTGTCCAACGCTCAACGGCACACGAAACCCCTCCAGCCGTTGAACACGCTCCGTTAAATGATTGCAATGTTCTCGCAATTTTTGAAAGCGCTGCACTAAACTGTCGAAATGCTCCTTTGCCTCCGTTCCCCCCGGGGGAAATCCCCCTTGATTCGAATCTGAAAAGGAAACCCCATCCTTATCCCCCTCCGCAAAGAACGATCCCCTGCAGTTTTCCCCCACCATGGACTGGCAAGTGGACAACAACAAAACCTCTAGGGCAATTTGGGGAAAAGGGGAATTTTTCAACTCCACAAGCGAATGAAGTAATTTTTCAGTTCTCATAAGTATAACATCGACATCAAAAGATGTGCTATCATTGGGTTCCTCACAGAGAGGGCTTTCCTCGACACCCCACACGCCATCAGAACCCAGTCGAGAGGACAGCACCTTTCGGGCGATCCTAAGTAAACCCTCAGCTACACGATAAGATTCGCAACCCTCCCCCCATAGGGAGCGAAGATGTCTCAACACCGAAACCCGATGTGAGGACATCCAGGATTGCCATAAAGGAAGCAAATTCCCCTCAGCCACTCCACCCGTCAATTGACGAACCCAATGCTCCGATAACTCCCTATCCCCACAGGCTAGGACCTGATCCAGCAGACCAACGGCATCCCTCATACTCCCCCCTGCATCCTGTACCAACAACTCCAAGGCACCCTCTTCCACCCGGACCCCCTGTTTCTGACAAATATCCATCAGATAATCCCTCATAAGAATGGAACAAACTGGACGGAAGGAAAATCGTTGACAACGTGACAAAACCGTGGCAGGTAAACGATAGGGCTCCGTCGTGGCCAACAGGAAAAGACTGTGCGAAGGGGGTTCCTCTAGAGTCTTCAATAGGGCATTGAACGCCTCCTGCGTCAACATATGCACCTCATCAATTATGTAAACTTTATACCGAACCTCCGTGGCTGCGTAGCGTACCTTTTCCCGCAAATCGCGCATCTCTTCCACACCACGGTGCGAGGCAGCATCAAATTCCAATACGTCGATGGAATTTCCCTTTGCTATTCGGGAACACGGCGAACAAGTCAAACAAGGCTCCCCACCCACCAATGCCTCGCAATTGACCGCCTTGGCTACAATCCTAGCCATTGTCGTTTTTCCTGTACCATGGGGGCCGGAGAGTAGGTAAGCATGGGCCAACTGATCCGACTGCACCGCTTGCTGTAACACCTGCCTCACATGTTCCTGGCCCACGATATCAGCAAAGCGCTGGGGTCGCAATATACGATAAAGAGCTTGATAGGACAAAATATTTCGCCCTCCTTCCTTCGTCCCCCTAGCACACCACCCATCTATAAAAACACCAAAAAGTCCCTCTCCTTTGAGAAGGCCACACGCCCCCCCAATAGCCAAGGAACTTTCCCCTAGAATTCCGTATTCGAATCAATCCCCACACCCAGAGGGAAAGCTGCGCACCCATCTCCGACGCAGCTGCCAAAACGGATGACGACGTTCCGACTCGGGCAGGGCACCCTGCGGCACATGGGAAAAATCCCCTTAGTGCTGCTTCCTTCCGGACCTGACACGGTTCACGGACCCCCCATTGCACAGGACCCTACCCTCAACATCGCAACAAAGCCCCGGACCTTCACAACTAACGCCTCGGATGGGAATTCGACCCCGCTAGAGCGGCTTGCAGGCTACAGGGCACCGCTACCTCCCCATCTAGCGCAGCCACTTCATTGTATCACAAAAACGAACAAAAAAAAATAGGACCGCAAAACGGAGGGGGTGGGATTCGAACCCACGGTAGCCGCAAAGCTACGGCGGTTTTCAAGACCGCTGCCTTAAACCACTCGACCACCCCTCCACACAGGACGGAAGACCCCCGCCTCAGTCCCTCATTCTACACCCGATCGAACAAGGCTGTCAAATCGAAATTACCCGATCACTCCCCGATCACTCATGGACCACCGGATCCCCTTGATCTACCATCCACTCCTGTTGAAACCTCCGTTTCCCCATCATTACCCAATTTCATAGGCTTCA includes the following:
- the tmk gene encoding dTMP kinase, with the protein product MGTRRGDRPIGFFITLEGLEGAGKTTQACHLKNWLSQQGCAYTITKDPGGTLVGDQVRNLLMKEGEGDLSWKTQVLLYASARAQLVDKVIVPNLLAGHVVVSDRYLDSNIAYQFYGEGKDPALGMKWLTWASDGWVPHRTYLLDLTVEESRHRLQQRGQQLDPMECREDAFYHRVRRGYHELAEQSADRFCVIDATLPEKTISEMICGDCRRLLSWRGALGGSDGTMFEIG
- a CDS encoding aminotransferase class I/II-fold pyridoxal phosphate-dependent enzyme gives rise to the protein MVAPLWNELLQHVRRAQGSYHVPGHKQGSVWDRVSYVHFSALLPFDLTEVGQLDDLHNPTGVIAEAQALAACAFAAAHTFFLVGGSTSGNLATLLSLCQPGDGVLVQRNSHQSVYHGCWLAQATPYPLSVSLDPSTGCELPLSVDQVEAALRTYTNIKVVVVTSPSYDGMVEPIESLAKLCRLHRVLLVVDEAHGAHFGFHPDLPTWAIQCGADVVVQSTHKMLPSLTMSSMLHLAPSMLDRVPVFQRSLRWVVSSSPSYLLLASLDVARRYMEEHGQAVLTASLRELGVFRSRLAASSRFGEFEFPGLRDPYKILLRQEGRDGFSLLRVLQERGCYAEKATSQYVLLISSLAFSSTESAVLWNVLESLPIKDDTGGTVEGGFFVHPGGNTPVVPLALAWSELRQRSMAWRSLAASVGCVAADFVVPYPPGIPVLLPGERITPVVVQQMFDWLAYGGQVRGIRNGGRGSSVSIQVVV
- a CDS encoding sigma factor G inhibitor Gin, with translation MHDCGEAHLGDLPCCIICNQICWSGLRIQTHYLCHHCENDMVRIQVEEGEGGDRYRYFSHRLRPLARSMMGVTLRERGNNRQ
- a CDS encoding pro-sigmaK processing inhibitor BofA family protein; translated protein: MKVDFMGGLLWVFLGLLLLMIVARSIRKPLLWLWYGVVYSTVGALALFALNGVGQFFSFSLPINPFTAMVAGGMGIPGLIYLVAIRWCVVV
- the recR gene encoding recombination mediator RecR gives rise to the protein MGDFRIPPLVSELIEFLNRLPGIGNKTAQRLAFFILDMEEEEVVRMAEAMVQAKRRLITCDRCHLVDDRNPCFLCLDKSRDSKTICVVQEVRDVWAMERTQAYRGLYHVLHGALSPIEGIGPEHLSIAALLDRVKEGGTGEVILATNSTVEGEATLLYLAKLLSASPVRVTRIAHGLPAGGDLEYADEMTLTRALEGRRLLDGTGV
- a CDS encoding YbaB/EbfC family nucleoid-associated protein; amino-acid sequence: MRGGMPNQQQMIKNLQKMQSEMERVQENLKGKEVEASAGGGAVKLCMDGHKRVRSVTISPEVMKAGDSGMLEDLMVTAFNTASDMADEMARKDMEGVTQGMPLPPGFL
- the dnaX gene encoding DNA polymerase III subunit gamma/tau; translation: MAIGGACGLLKGEGLFGVFIDGWCARGTKEGGRNILSYQALYRILRPQRFADIVGQEHVRQVLQQAVQSDQLAHAYLLSGPHGTGKTTMARIVAKAVNCEALVGGEPCLTCSPCSRIAKGNSIDVLEFDAASHRGVEEMRDLREKVRYAATEVRYKVYIIDEVHMLTQEAFNALLKTLEEPPSHSLFLLATTEPYRLPATVLSRCQRFSFRPVCSILMRDYLMDICQKQGVRVEEGALELLVQDAGGSMRDAVGLLDQVLACGDRELSEHWVRQLTGGVAEGNLLPLWQSWMSSHRVSVLRHLRSLWGEGCESYRVAEGLLRIARKVLSSRLGSDGVWGVEESPLCEEPNDSTSFDVDVILMRTEKLLHSLVELKNSPFPQIALEVLLLSTCQSMVGENCRGSFFAEGDKDGVSFSDSNQGGFPPGGTEAKEHFDSLVQRFQKLREHCNHLTERVQRLEGFRVPLSVGQQGVLPFFPQAGSPSFSDRSPTLRVDWLEGADSPRLREIEGRWPEVLDRVRREDVRLHAWLSSGSPVAVTSDTLVVSFASEIHCNMVSRAKTCRWLEKILSDFLSGEYRLQPVLSSLWKGWMAGRTIDTSQEGAKGTQGERVKVAWERAVSLFGSWMVSWHEEG